In Leopardus geoffroyi isolate Oge1 chromosome D1, O.geoffroyi_Oge1_pat1.0, whole genome shotgun sequence, a single window of DNA contains:
- the LOC123602517 gene encoding olfactory receptor 51I2-like — translation MGGNPHNSSELPPFTLTGFSGLGTSQHYVFLLLGTLYTVSIVGNTLILFIIKKEQNLHQPMYYFLSLLSVNDLGVSFSTLPTVLATFCFHLQKISFDSCMAQMFFIHLFSFIESGILLVMSFDRYVAICNPLRYTTVLTGACVVCMGMAVIIRSFCMVFPLPFLLKRLPFCKANVLSHAYCLHPDLIRLPCGDITINNIYGQFIVICNFGLDSALILLSYVLILRSVLAIASWEERLKTLNTCVSHLCAVLMFYVPMVGVSMVARYGRHAPQYVHTLMSLIYLFVPPMLNPIIYSIKTKEIRQRLCKILLGTKF, via the coding sequence ATGGGAGGTAACCCCCACAACAGCTCAGAGTTGCCTCCCTTTACCCTGACAGGGTTCTCAGGGCTGGGGACCTCCCAACACTATGTGTTTCTGCTCCTTGGTACCCTCTACACTGTCTCCATTGTGGGAAATACCCTTATCCTTTTCATTATCAAGAAGGAACAGAATTTGCATCAGCCTATGTACTATTTCTTGTCACTGCTATCAGTTAATGACCTAGGTGTGTCCTTTTCCACACTGCCCACGGTGTTGGCCACATTTTGCTTCCACTTACAGAAGATCAGCTTTGATTCTTGCATGGCTCAAATGTTCTTTATACACCTCTTCTCCTTCATAGAGTCGGGGATTCTGTTGGTTATGAGCtttgaccgctatgtggccatctgtaaCCCACTGCGTTATACCACAGTTCTTACTGGTGCCTGTGTGGTGTGTATGGGCATGGCTGTTATCATCCGCAGTTTCTGTATGGTTTTCCCACTGCCTTTCCTTCTGAAGAGGTTGCCCTTCTGCAAGGCCAATGTACTCTCCCACGCTTACTGCCTGCATCCAGATCTGATCCGCTTGCCCTGTGGTGACATCACCATCAATAATATTTATGGTCAATTCATTGTCATCTGTAACTTTGGTCTGGATTCTGCACTCATTCTTCTCTCTTACGTGCTCATACTGCGCTCTGTACTTGCCATTGCATCCTGGGAGGAAAGACTTAAGACACTGAATACATGTGTATCTCACTTGTGTGCTGTGCTCATGTTCTATGTGCCCATGGTTGGTGTGTCCATGGTTGCTCGCTATGGGAGGCATGCCCCACAGTATGTACATACACTCATGTCCCTGATCTATCTCTTTGTGCCTCCTATGCTCAACCCCATCATTTATTCCATCAAAACCAAAGAGATTCGTCAGAGGCTTTGCAAAATACTACTGGGAACAAAGTTTTAA
- the LOC123602516 gene encoding olfactory receptor 51I2-like yields MGSFGTNTSSTTSFTLTGFPEMEGLQHWLAALLLLLYAVSILGNILILFIIKEEQSLHQPMYYFLSLLSVNDLGVSFSTLPTVLAALCFHAPETAFDACLTQMFFIHLFSWTESGILLAMSLDRYVAICNPLRYSSVLTDIRVAHMGISIIIRSFCMVFPLPFLLKRLPFCKANVLTHSYCLHPDLIRLPCGDTTINSMYGLFIVISAFGVDSVLILLSYVLILRSVLAIASQEERLKTLNTCVSHICAVLIFYVPMVSVSMVHRFGKHAPEYVHKLMSLVYLFVPPMLNPIIYSIKTKEIRKRLHKMFFKPKL; encoded by the coding sequence ATGGGAAGTTTTGGGACTAATACCTCTAGCACCACCAGCTTCACACTAACAGGCTTCCCAGAGATGGAGGGCCTACAGCACTGGTTAGCGGCCCTCCTCTTGCTGCTTTATGCTGTCTCCATCCTGGGTAACATCCTAATTCTCTTCATCATAAAGGAGGAGCAGAGCTTGCACCAGCCTATGtactacttcctgtctctgttgTCTGTCAATGACCTGGGCGTGTCCTTTTCTACACTGCCCACCGTACTGGCTGCCTTGTGCTTTCATGCCCCGGAGACTGCCTTCGATGCCTGCTTGACCCAGATGTTCTTCATCCACCTTTTCTCCTGGACAGAATCTGGGATCCTGCTGGCCATGAGTTTGgatcgctatgtggccatctgtaaCCCCTTGCGTTATTCTTCAGTGCTCACTGATATCCGTGTGGCTCACATGGGCATATCCATCATCATCCGCAGCTTCTGCATGGTCTTTCCATTGCCATTCCTTCTAAAAAGGCTGCCTTTCTGTAAGGCCAATGTGTTAACCCATTCCTACTGTTTGCACCCAGACCTGATCCGCCTGCCCTGTGGAGATACCACCATCAATAGCATGTATGGCTTGTTCATTGTTATCTCCGCCTTTGGTGTAGACTCAGTGCTCATCCTCCTCTCCTATGTGCTCATACTGCGCTCTGTACTGGCCATTGCCTCCCAGGAGGAGAGGCTTAAGACACTCAATACATGTGTGTCACACATCTGTGCTGTGCTCATCTTCTATGTACCCATGGTTAGTGTGTCCATGGTTCATCGATTTGGGAAGCATGCCCCTGAGTATGTGCACAAGTTAATGTCCCTGGTATATCTCTTTGTGCCTCCAATGCTCAACCCAATTATCTATTCCATTAAGACTAAAGAAATTCGTAAGAGgctacataaaatgttttttaagccTAAGCTTTGA